Genomic segment of Serinicoccus hydrothermalis:
CTCTCCATGTGGGTCTCCAACACGGCGACCACGCTCATGATGCTGCCCATCGCGATCTCCGTGCTGGCGCTCGTCGTGGAGAGCAGCCACCAGACCTCCGAGGCGGCCGCCGCCCAGGGCGACGTCGCCGACGAGGTCTCGGCCGGTCGCGCGGTGAGCGACGTGGTCGACGACCCGGACGTCCGCCTCTTCGGCGTCGCGCTGGTGCTGTCCATCGCCTGGTCGGCCTCCATCGGTGGCCTGGGCACGCTGCTCGGCAGCCCGCCCAACGCCATCGTGGCGGGCTACCTCGCCGACGAGATCGGCGAGGACGTCGGCTTCCTCGCCTGGATGCTGCTCGGCGTCCCGATCGTCGTGGTCTTCATCGGCGTCGCCTGGCTGCTCATCACCCGGCTCATGTTCCGCTTCAAGCTGGAGGAGATCCCTGGCGGCCGCAAGCTCATCGACACCGAGATCTCCAAGCTCGGCCCCATGAGCCAGGGGGAGAAGGTCGTGCTGGCCGTCTTCTGCGGCGCCGCCTTCCTGTGGATCGTGCCCGGGCTGCTCTCCAACATCCCCGCGCTCGGGGAGGCCCTGCCCTGGCTCGGTGAGCTCGACGACACGGCGATCGCCATCGGGGCGGGCATCGTGCTCTTCCTCATCCCGGGTGACCGCGAGGGCCGGATGACGATGGAGTGGGACGACGCCGAGGAGGGGCTGCCCTGGGGCGTGCTCCTGCTCTTCGGCGGTGGTCTCAGCCTGGCCGCCGCCGTGGCCGGCACCGGCCTGGACCAGTGGTTCGGCCAGCAGGTCACCGGCCTCGGCGCCCTCCCGATCGTGCTGCTCCTCGCCGCGGTCGTCACCATCGTGCTCTTCCTCACCGAGGTCACGAGCAACACCGCGACCGCGGCCACCTTCATCCCGGTGCTCGGCGGTGTGGCCGTCGGCATCGGCGTCGACCCGATGACGCTGCTCATCCCGGCGGCGCTCGCGGCGACCTGCGCCTTCATGCTGCCGGTCGGCACCCCGCCCAACGCCATCGTCTTCGGCACGGGGGCGGTGAAGATCCAGGAGATGGCCCGTGGTGGAATCGTCCTGAACGTCGTCGGGGTGGTGCTCATCACCCTCTTCACCGTGCTCATCGGCCCCTTCGCCCTGGGGCTCGTGATCTAGCGGCCGGCGGCGGGCCGGCACCACAGGAGGAGGATGGGGCACCTGATGTCTCCTGCTCCCCGCCCCGGCCGGTCCGCCCTGGTGATGGCGGTCGCCTCCGCAGTCACCACCCTCGGCGCGATCCCGCCCTTCCTGCTGGGCGCGCAGGCGGTGGAGATCCGCGAGGACCTGGACTTCGGGCTCGGGGCCTTCGGGGTCGCGGTCAGCCTCTTCTTCGCCACCGCGGCGCTCGCCACCCTCTCCACCTCGTCGGTCGTGGACCGGCTCAGCCGCGGTCTGCTGCTGCTCCTCGCCGGGGCGCTCGTGACCGGCGGCGGCCTCGCCATGACCCTGCTCGCCTCCGGCCGCTGGTCGCTCATGGCGGTCATGGTCGTCCTCGGCCTGGGCAACGCCGCCTGCCAGGCGACCGCCAACTCGTTGATGGCCCGCACCCTGCCTCCGGACCGCCGTGGCCTCGGCTTCGGCGTCAAGCAGTCCGCGGTGCCGCTGGCGATCATGCTGGGCGGTCTCGCCGTGCCCACCACCGGGGCGATCTGGGGCTGGCGCTCGACCTTCGTCATCACGACCTGCCTCGGGGTCCTCGTCATGCTGGGAGCGACCGGACTGCTGCTGCGGGGGAGGCGACGCGGCCGACGGCCGGCCTCCACCACCGCCGCCGACCTCCTGGAGTCACCCCCCACGCTGCCGCTGCTGCTGGCAGCCATCGCGATCACCCTGGCCAGCGCCGCCGCCAACTACGTCGGGTCCTTCGCGGCGTCCTGGGGCTTCGAGGTCGGCCTCAGCCCGTCCCAGACCGGCATCCTCATGGCCCTCGGCTCCGGCGGGTCGATCGCGCTCCGGGTCTTCTCCGGGTGGCGTGCGGACCACCGGCACGGAGCGAACCTCCCGGTCGTCGCCGCCATGATGTGGGTCGGGACCCTCGGGTGCCTCGGGCTCATGGTCCCCTCGCCGTGGGCGTTCTGGGTCTTCGGGCTGCTCGCCTTCAGCATCGGGTGGTCCTGGCCCGGCCTCCTCCTGTATGCCGTCGCCCGGCTCGGGCGGGACAACCCGGCGCAGGCCTCGGCCGCGATCCAGGCGGGGGCCTTCGCCGGCGGTGCGCTGGGCCCGGCCCTGCTCGGTGGGCTCTCCGGGGCGGCCGGCTTCCCGCTGACCTGGGCCGTGGCCGCGGGGTGCTTCGCGATCGCCGGCGCGCTCATCCTGCTCTCGCGCCGGCTCTTCACCGCCGACCTGCTGGCCCGCCCTCCCCGCGAGCCCTTCACCTACGGCCGCTCCAAGGTCACGCCGCCGCGAGAGGTGTGACCGGTCAGGCCAGCGCCGCGGCCATCCGCCGCACCGCCTCGGTCATGAGCTCCTCGCTGGTGCCGATGTTGAGCCGGGCGAAGCCCGCGCCGGTCGCCCCGAAGGCCGGCCCCGGCGAGAGCAGCACCCGGCCCCGCTGCAGGAAGGCCTGCGACGGGTCGTCGCCGAGCCCGAGCTCGCGGCAGTCCAACCACGCGAGGTAGGACGCGTGCCCGGGCTGGAAGCGCACTCCTGGCAGGTGCTCCTCGAGGAGGGCGGGCAGGGCCTGGGTGCGCGCCTCGAGCTCGGCCACCGTGGTGGCGAGCCAGTCGCGCCCCTCGGCGTAGGCGGCGACGGCGGCATACTGCCCCAGGATGCTCGGGGACCAGTCCGTCTCCGCCTGCAGCGCCGGCCAGCGCCCCTCGACCGCGGTGACGCCCAGGGCGAGCTTGAGGCCGGCGGTGTTCCACGCCTTGGACGGGGAGTGCAGCGCGATGCCGACCTCGCGGGCGGTCTCGCTCACGGTGAGGAAGGGCACGAACGGCCGCGGGCTGCCGGGGTGCACCAGCGGGGCGTGGATCTCGTCGGAGATGACCACGGCGTCGTGCTCGGCCGCCAGCTCGGCCAGCGCGGCGAGCTCCTCGCGGGAGTAGACGTAGCCGAGCGGGTTGTGCGGCGTGCACAGCAGCACCACCTTGGCGCCGCTGGTGAGCGCGCCGCGCATCCCGTCGAGGTCCAGCCGCCCCCCGCCGGCGATGTCGAGCATCGGCACCTCGAGCGGCTCCAGGCCGAGGTCGCGCAGCCAGGGGTAGAACGACAGGTAGACCGGCGGGTTGATGACCACCCGGTCGCCGCGGGAGGTCAGGCCGCGCAGCGTCTCCTTGGCCCCCTGCCCCACGTCGGCGAAGAGGCGGGTGCGCCCCGGCGTGCCCTGGGTCTCCCAGCCCCAGACGTCCCGCGCGAAGCCGGCGAAGGCGTCGAGGACCGGGGTGGGCTCACCGGCATACCCGAAGTCGGAGCGGTCGATCGCGGTGTGCAGCGCCTGCGCGATCGGCGGCGCGGTGCGCACGTCCATCTCCGCGGTCCAGGCGGGCAGCACGTCGTCGGGCACCCGGCTCCACTTGGCGCTGCGGTGGGTGCGCATGTCCTCGAGGGTGAGGTCGAAGGGAGAGCTCATGCGCCCAGCCTGCCCTACGCCCAGAATGTCCCGTATGCCCCCTGCGACACCCGCGTCCCGTCCCGCGACGAGCTACCACCTGCGTCCGCGCAGCGGGTGGCTCAACGACCCCAACGGCATGGTCTTCGAGGACGGCCGGTGGCACGTCTTCTTCCAGCACAACCCGGACGCGCCGCGGCACGACGCGATCGCCTGGGGCCACGCGAGCAGCACCGACCTGGTCACCTGGCACCCGCACCCGGTCGCCTTCTCACCCACTCCGGGCGGCCCGGACAGCTTCGGCTGCTGGTCCGGGGTCTTCGTGCCCGGTCTGGACCGGCCGGCCGTGGTCTACTCCGGGATCACCGGGGCCGACCACGGGAGCACGGTATGCCTGCGCTGGGGCTCGGGCGCCGACCTGGACGACTGGTCGGCGCCGGTCGTCGTCGCGACCACCCCGGAGGTCGACGACGTCGCGGTCATGCGCGACCCCTTCGTCCTCACCCACCAGGGCGCCGGTTCGCGATCGTCGGGGCCGGGTTGGACGACGGCACCCCCGCGATCCTGCTCTTCTCCTGCGACGACATCGAGGACTGGGAGTACCTCGGCGTCTGGCTCACCGGTGCGGACCTGCCGCCCGGCGCAGGACCCGCCGACGTCTGGGAGTGCCCGCAGCTCGCGGTGGCCGGCGACCGGGCGGCGCTCGTGCTGTCGCTGCACGACGGCGGGGTGCTGGGGGACGTGGTCGCGTGCACCGGTCGGCTCGTGGACGACGGCGGTCTCCCGCGCCTGGAGCCGGAGCAGGTGACCGTGCTCGATGCGGGCGAGGCGCTCTACGCCCCGCAGCTCGCGGAGGACGGTCGGCCGGGCTGGTGGCTCATGGGGTGGGTGCGCGAGCTCGACCAGGACGCCGCGGTCAAAGACCACGCGGGCTGCATGACCCTGCCGCGCCGGCTCCTGCTCGACGGCGCGGACGCGCGGCTGACCCTCGACCCTGCCGTGGCCGACGGGCTCGAGCTCGGTCCGCCCGCACCGGGGGAGGGAAGGCTGCACGGCGCGGCGTCGGTGCTGGTCGGCCCGGGCGGCGCCGAGCTCGGCCACGCCGAGCTGGGCCGTCATCCTCTGTCAGCGGGCACGCGCGTCTTCGTGGACGGGGACGTGCTCGAGGTCTATCCGCCGGACAGTGCCCCGTCGACCTTCCGGCACGAGCTGCCGTGGAGCGTCCACGGCGACGTGCTGTCGAGCCCGGTTCGGCTCAGGCCGCGAACTTCCACATGTTGAGCACCCGCTGCAGCTCCTCGACGTGCCAGCGGTCGACGTAGGCGACGGTGACGTGCTGCCCGTGGACCACGTGGGCGCTGGCCCAGCCGGGGAGGCAGACGGCGTCGAAGAGCCAGGGCAGGACCTCCGGGTCAGCCAGGTCGTGGTCGAGCCGCGGGTGCAGCTCGCGGGTCACGCGGCCCAGCTGGAAGCGCACGACCCAGCGGTTGCGGTCGGGGTCCTGGCGGACCCGCACCTCGCCGAGCTCAGAGGTGGAACGGGCCGCGGCGGCCAGGCTGCGCACCAGGTCGGCCCAGGAGTCCGGGCCGACGACGTGCTCGAGGTCGACGACGGTCACCTGGGAGTGGTGGGTCAGGCCGCCGTCGTCGTCCCGGGCCAGGCAGTGCATGGCCGCGACGTAGGGGTGCTGCTTCAGCGCCTTCGCCGCCTGGGGGTCGTCGGCGATGTCCGCCGCGGTCACCCCGTCCTGCGCGTGGAGACCGAGCTTGTCCAGGGTGGCGAGCTGGTCCTTGATCGAGGGGCGGGGGACCGGCGTGACCAGCGCCGCGGTGTCAGGGTTGCCGTCGCTGTGTCGGGCGAAGACCTCCGTGAGGTTCATGAGGCCGAGTGTGCCACCAGCACCAGGGCTTCACAACGGGACACGACCGCCACCGTCGCTGCGCTCACGCGACCCGCTCCTTCGGTGCGTTCTCGGCCGTCTTGCCGGCGTCCTTCTCGGCGACGCCGCCGACCGTCTCCTCGATCTTGGCCATGAGGTCGTCGTCGAGCTTGACCCCGGCCGCCTTGACGTTGTCCTCGACCTGCGAGGGCTTGGACGCACCCACCAGGGCCGCGGCGACGTTGGGGTTCTGCAGCACCCAGGCGACCGCGAGCTGCGGCATGGTGAGCCCGGCCTCGTCGGCCAGCGGCTTGAGCTTCTGCACCGCGGTGAGGACCTCCTCGCGCATGAAGCCCTGCATGCCCTTGCCCATCGACTCGTCCGCCGCGCGGCCCTCGGTCGGCGCCTCACCGGGGGCGTACTTGCCGGACAGCACGCCCTGGGCCATCGGGCTCCAGACGATCTGGGAGATCCCGAGCTCCTCGCAGGTCGGCACGACCTCGGGCTCGATGACCCGCCACAGCATGGAGTACTGCGGCTGGGAGGAGATGAGCTGGATGCCCAGGTCCTTCGCCAGGGCGTGCCCGGCGCGGATCTGGTCGGCGGTCCACTCGCTGACGCCGATGTAGTGCGCCTTGCCCTGCCGGACGACGTCGGCGAAGGCCTGCATCGTCTCCTCCAGCGGCGTCTCGGTGTCGTAGCGGTGCGCCTGGTAGAGGTCGACGTAGTCGGTCTGCAGCCGCGACAGGCTCCCGTCGATCGACTCCAGGATGTGCTTGCGGGACAGCCCGGTGTCGTTCTTGCCGCCGGGGCCGGTCGGCCAGTAGACCTTGGTGAAGATCTCCAGGCTCTCCCGGCGCTCGCCCTTGAGCGCCTCGCCGAGGACGCTCTCGGCCTTGGTGTTGGCGTAGACGTCGGCCGTGTCGAAGGTGCTGATCCCGGCGTCGAGGGCGGCGCGCACGCACTGGTGCGCCACGTCGTTCTCGACCTGGCTGCCGTGCGTCAGCCAGTTGCCGTAGGTGATCTCGCTGATCTTGAGGCCGCTGTTGCCGAGGTATCGAAAGTCCATGTCCTCACCGTATGCCTCCCCCCTGACGACCTCGCGCCGGGTCGTCACGGGGCGGTCACCCACCGGGCCGCGGCGCGCTGTGCCGGGGGCCGGCCCGACTCATACGCAGATCGAGTACCGATGTCGTGATGCATCACCGAAGAGGAACACCTTCTGCGTAGGAGTGCGGCTCGGGAATCGGCGGCGGCGCCGCGGCGTTGCGTTGGACCCACCACGAGGAGGACCGTGACCGCTCCCGCGCTGCCCGACCTGCCCGCCCAGCACCGACACCTCACCGACCTGGGCCTGGCCCTGCCCGACCTGCCCGCAGGGCTCTCCGGCGACCTGCTCGTCGTCCATCCCCGCCTGCTGCCGGTGCAGGAGCTCGTGCCGCACCTGCGCCGCGGGGAGCAGCCCGGCTTCGTCGTCACCGACCTCACCGACCTCGCCGAGTTCGGTCCGTCCCCGGGGGTCGAGGTGCCCGAAGCCGACCTCTACGCGGTGCGGGTGCCCGAGCGCGGGGACGAGTACGCGCACCTCAGCCCGGACGAGGTCGACCCGCAGATCAGGGCCCGCGGCCGCGACCTCATGACCGTCGCGGAGGGCGTGTGCTGGGCGCTCCAGGCACCGTCGGTCATCGAGCGCAACCACTGCTTCATGACGACCGGGTCACGCCGGCCGAAGGCGTCGGGGAAGGGTCTGGACGCCCGGGTCCCGGCGCTGTGGATCAGCAACGGCACCGGTCGCGACGGCTGGGCGCGCAAGGACGCACCCAAGCTCGGCTGGTGCTGGGCCGGCAACCGGCATACCTGGCTCGGCATCGCCTCGGTGGGCGGCCGCTCCTGACTCACCCGGCGGGCAGATCCTCGGGCAGCCCGGCGTGCTCGAAGGCGGACCCGTCGAAGAAGCCGACGACGCCGTGGATCTCGCCGTCGCGGAGGTCGACGACGCACAGCTGGAAGCGCCGGTATGCCCCGTCCGGGCCGCGGAGGTACATCCCCACGGCCGGCTGCCCGTTGGCGACGACGGGGACCATCCGCAGGTCGCCGGCGACCTTGGCCGGGCACTGGTGCTCGACCAGCGCCGCGATGTCCGCGGGACCGAGGTAGTAGCGGTCGAAGGGCGGCATCTGCCAGGTGGCCTGGTCGGTCATGACGGCGACGACGGCCGGGATGTCGTGCCGCTCGAAGGCCTCGCAGAAGGCGGCGAAGACCGCGCGGTCGGCCGGGGTGAGCTCGTCCACCCGCCGGCCGGCCCGGGACAGGCCCTCGCCGATCGTGGCGCGCGAGCGCTGCAGCGCCGAGTTGACCGAGGCCACCGTCGTCTCCAGCACGGACGCGGTCTCGGCCGCGGAGAGCTGGAGCACCTCGCGCAGCACGAGCACCGCGCGCTGCAGCGGGGGCAGGTCCTGCAGCGCCGCGACGAAGGCGAGCTGGGTGGCCTCGGCGGCCTCCGTCGCCTCGGCCGGGTCGACCGGCACGGCGTCCCGTCCCCACACGAGCTGGTCGGGCAGCGGCTCCAGCCAGTCGCGCGAGCGGTCCTCGACCACCGGCTCGCGCGGGTCGCCCGGAGGCCCGCCGAGACCGCTGGGCAGCGGCCGCCGGCCCTGCTGCTTGAGCGCGGTGAGGCAGGCGTTGGTGGCGATGGTGTACATCCACGTCCGCACCGAGGAGCGCCCCTCGAAGCGGTGGTAGGCCTTCCACGCGCGCAGGTAGGTCTCCTGCACCAGGTCCTCGGCCTCGCTGGCCGAACCCAGCATGCGGTAGCAGTGCGCGATCAGCTCCCCCCGCAGCGGCGCGGTGCTCTCCTCGAAGTCGGCCCGGGGGGCCTCCACCTGCGTGCTCATACGCTCTCCCTCGTCGCGGCGTCCCGGTCCATCCACATCACTTCCCAGACGTGGCCGTCCAGGTCCGCATAGGTCCTGCCGTACATCATGCCGTGATCCACCCTCCGCAGGTCGGTCCCGCCGGCGGCCACCGCCCGGTCCACGACGCCGTCCACCTGCTCCCGGCTGCTCGCCGACAGGCAGAGCAGCGCCTCGACCGTGCCGGGTTCGGCCACCGGCGAGTCGTGGAAGGTCGCGAAGAAGTCCCGGTCGAGCAGCATCGCGTGGACCGTCGGGCCGAGCTCGAGGCACAGCGCGGAGTCGTCGCAGAAGTCGGTGTTGAAGGTGTAGCCCACGTCGGTGAAGAAGGTGCGGGACCGCTCGAGGTCCTGCACGGGGAGGTTGACGAAGATCACCTGGTGCATGCCGCTCTCCTCGGTCTGCCGGTGCCCCTGGTCGCGCCGGTCGGCGGGGGCGTGCTGGGTATGACCACGACGCGGGCACGGACTCATCGGTGATATGATGTATGCATCATGCAACTATCTGAGGAACTCGCCCGGACTTTCACCGCGATGGGCCGCATGCTGCGTGAGCACGAGGGGCTGCTGTCCCCCAGCGCAGTCGAGGTGCTCGTCCGCCTCGCGGGGCGCCAGTGCACCCGCTCGCGCGACCTCGCGCGCGCCGAGGGGCTGGACCCCTCGACGATGAGCCGCCGGCTGGCCTCGCTCGAGGAGCGCGGCCTCATCCAGCGGCACCCCGACCCGGACGACCGACGCGCGCAGGTGCTCGGCCTCACCGCGCAGGGCCGCGAGACGCTCTCGGCCGAGCGCGCCCGCAGGGTCACCCTCATCACGGACACCCTGTCCGACTGGCCCGAGCACGAGCGCGACCAGCTCGCCGCCCTGCTCGGCCGCCTCGCCGACTCGATCGACGCCGCCCGCGACGGGCATACCGAGACCAGGTCCGCCTCATGAGCGTGACCCGCAGCACACCTGACACCACCACGACCGCCCCGAGGAGCTCGATGGCCACCGCCACATCCGCCGCGACCGGCAGCAACAGGACCGACCTGCCCACCCAGGGCACGGAGTCGGCGCCCGCGCAGCAGGCCGACAGCGGCACCGCACCCTTCCGCCTGGACCGGGAGCACAAGATCGTCTTCGCCAGCCTCATGCTGGGGATGTTCGTCGCGTCGATCAGCCAGACCATCGTCGGCCCGGCGCTGCCGCAGATCGTCGCCGACCTCGGCGGCATGGCGCACTACTCCTGGGTGGCGACGGCGGCCATGCTCGTCTCCGCCGTCGTCGTGCCCGTCGTCGGCAAGCTGTCCGACCTCTACGGGCGCAAGACCTTCTACCTCGCCGGCCTCGTGATCTTCATGGTCGGCTCGGTCGTCTCCGGGCTGGCGGGCAGCTTCTGGATGCTCGTCGCCGGCCGCGCCATCCAGGGCGCCGGCATGGGCACGCTCATGCCGCTGTCGCAGACGATCATCGGCGACATCATCCCGGCCCGGCAGCGCGGGAAGTACCAGGGCCTCATGGGCGCCGTCTTCGGCGTGACCTCCGTGGCCGGCCCGCTCGCCGGCGGCGTCATCACCGACCACCTCGGCTGGCGCTGGCTGTTCTTCACCATCCTGCCGGTCGGCCTGCTGGCGCTCGCCTTCGTCGCCCGCTACATGCACCTGCCGCACCAGCGCCGCGAGGCCAAGATCGACGTCGCCGGCATCATCACGCTCTCGGTCGCCATGGTCTCGATCCTGCTCGCCACGAGCTGGGGCGGCACGACCTACCCCTGGGTCTCGGCGCAGGTGCTCGGCCTGTATGCCGTCGGTCTTGTCGGCGCGCTCGCCTTCGTCGCCGTCGAGCTGCGGGCCAGCGAGCCGCTGCTGCCGCTGCGCCTCTTCCGCAACAGCGTCTTCAGCTGGTCCAACGTCGCCGGTCTCGGCGTGGCGATGGTGATGTTCGGCTCGATCATCTACATCCCGGTCTTCGCCCAGGGCGTGCTCGGCGTCGACGCGACCCAGTCCGGCCTCATCCTTATGCCGATGATGCTCGGCCTCATCGTCATGGGCATCCTCACCGGCCTGCTCGTGACGAGGACCGGCCACTACAAGCCGTTCATGCTCACCGGCATCGCGATCATGGCGCTCGGGGTCTTCCTGCTGACCCGCCTGTCGGAGACCTCCAGCGCCTGGGCGCTCTTCGGGTCGATGGCGGTCGTCGGTGTCGGCCTCGGCATGGCGATGCAGCAGTACACCCTCGTCGTCCAGAACGTCGTCGCCCGGCGCGACCTCGGTGTCGCCACCGCCACCACGCAGTTCAGCCGCAACATCGGCTCGACGGTGGGGATCGCGGTCTACGGCTCGATCATGACCGGCGGCCTCGGCGCCGCGGTCGCAGCGCACCTGCCGGCCTCGATGCGGGATCAGGCGGCCCAGCAGGCCAGCGGCATGGACGTCGGCTCGGTGCTCGACCCCTCCTCGCTCGGCAACGTGCCGCCGGTGGTCGAGGAGGCACTGCGGGCCGGTCTCGCCGACCAGCTGCACAACGCCTTCATGATCGGGCTGCCGATCCTCGTGCTCGTCTTCATCGCCACGGCGATGATCAAGCACGTGCCGCTGCGCGAGACCCTCGAGGACGCCCCGCGCGACCACGGCTGAGCCTGCCGCTCAGCCCGGCTGGGCACGGGTGAACCTGCCCGTGTCCAGCCAGTGCGCCAGCCGGTCACCGGTGACCTGCAGGTATGCCGCGGCGTCCGCCCGGAAGGCGGCCGTCGTGCTCGCGAGCAGGGCGTTGGCCAGGAGCAGCTGCCTCGAGGCGATGAGCGCCTCGACGTCCGCCGGCTCGACGTCCGGGAGCGGGCGGCGGCGGGCATACCCCTCGAGCATCGCGCGCTCCGGGGCGTCGTCGCCGTCGCGCAGGTAGAACGACGAGATCGCCAGGTCCAGCACCGGCGGCCCCACCCCGCTGTCGTCGAAGTCGAAGACCGCGAGCCGTCCCTCGTGCCACTTGAGGTTGC
This window contains:
- a CDS encoding sigma-70 family RNA polymerase sigma factor, giving the protein MSTQVEAPRADFEESTAPLRGELIAHCYRMLGSASEAEDLVQETYLRAWKAYHRFEGRSSVRTWMYTIATNACLTALKQQGRRPLPSGLGGPPGDPREPVVEDRSRDWLEPLPDQLVWGRDAVPVDPAEATEAAEATQLAFVAALQDLPPLQRAVLVLREVLQLSAAETASVLETTVASVNSALQRSRATIGEGLSRAGRRVDELTPADRAVFAAFCEAFERHDIPAVVAVMTDQATWQMPPFDRYYLGPADIAALVEHQCPAKVAGDLRMVPVVANGQPAVGMYLRGPDGAYRRFQLCVVDLRDGEIHGVVGFFDGSAFEHAGLPEDLPAG
- a CDS encoding MFS transporter, which codes for MSPAPRPGRSALVMAVASAVTTLGAIPPFLLGAQAVEIREDLDFGLGAFGVAVSLFFATAALATLSTSSVVDRLSRGLLLLLAGALVTGGGLAMTLLASGRWSLMAVMVVLGLGNAACQATANSLMARTLPPDRRGLGFGVKQSAVPLAIMLGGLAVPTTGAIWGWRSTFVITTCLGVLVMLGATGLLLRGRRRGRRPASTTAADLLESPPTLPLLLAAIAITLASAAANYVGSFAASWGFEVGLSPSQTGILMALGSGGSIALRVFSGWRADHRHGANLPVVAAMMWVGTLGCLGLMVPSPWAFWVFGLLAFSIGWSWPGLLLYAVARLGRDNPAQASAAIQAGAFAGGALGPALLGGLSGAAGFPLTWAVAAGCFAIAGALILLSRRLFTADLLARPPREPFTYGRSKVTPPREV
- a CDS encoding aldo/keto reductase family protein → MDFRYLGNSGLKISEITYGNWLTHGSQVENDVAHQCVRAALDAGISTFDTADVYANTKAESVLGEALKGERRESLEIFTKVYWPTGPGGKNDTGLSRKHILESIDGSLSRLQTDYVDLYQAHRYDTETPLEETMQAFADVVRQGKAHYIGVSEWTADQIRAGHALAKDLGIQLISSQPQYSMLWRVIEPEVVPTCEELGISQIVWSPMAQGVLSGKYAPGEAPTEGRAADESMGKGMQGFMREEVLTAVQKLKPLADEAGLTMPQLAVAWVLQNPNVAAALVGASKPSQVEDNVKAAGVKLDDDLMAKIEETVGGVAEKDAGKTAENAPKERVA
- a CDS encoding VOC family protein; amino-acid sequence: MSPCPRRGHTQHAPADRRDQGHRQTEESGMHQVIFVNLPVQDLERSRTFFTDVGYTFNTDFCDDSALCLELGPTVHAMLLDRDFFATFHDSPVAEPGTVEALLCLSASSREQVDGVVDRAVAAGGTDLRRVDHGMMYGRTYADLDGHVWEVMWMDRDAATRESV
- a CDS encoding SLC13 family permease, translating into MSGDIVREQGEFDYEPTDREPPRPAGRTWAFRLGGLALAALVYLLLGGADMSGDARFVAAIAVLMAVWWMTEAIPLAATSLLPIVLIPPLTGLGVADATAPYANSIVFLFLGGFLIAIAMQKWNLHRRIALLTLRRVGTHPRRIILGMMISTAFLSMWVSNTATTLMMLPIAISVLALVVESSHQTSEAAAAQGDVADEVSAGRAVSDVVDDPDVRLFGVALVLSIAWSASIGGLGTLLGSPPNAIVAGYLADEIGEDVGFLAWMLLGVPIVVVFIGVAWLLITRLMFRFKLEEIPGGRKLIDTEISKLGPMSQGEKVVLAVFCGAAFLWIVPGLLSNIPALGEALPWLGELDDTAIAIGAGIVLFLIPGDREGRMTMEWDDAEEGLPWGVLLLFGGGLSLAAAVAGTGLDQWFGQQVTGLGALPIVLLLAAVVTIVLFLTEVTSNTATAATFIPVLGGVAVGIGVDPMTLLIPAALAATCAFMLPVGTPPNAIVFGTGAVKIQEMARGGIVLNVVGVVLITLFTVLIGPFALGLVI
- a CDS encoding MDR family MFS transporter, with the protein product MATATSAATGSNRTDLPTQGTESAPAQQADSGTAPFRLDREHKIVFASLMLGMFVASISQTIVGPALPQIVADLGGMAHYSWVATAAMLVSAVVVPVVGKLSDLYGRKTFYLAGLVIFMVGSVVSGLAGSFWMLVAGRAIQGAGMGTLMPLSQTIIGDIIPARQRGKYQGLMGAVFGVTSVAGPLAGGVITDHLGWRWLFFTILPVGLLALAFVARYMHLPHQRREAKIDVAGIITLSVAMVSILLATSWGGTTYPWVSAQVLGLYAVGLVGALAFVAVELRASEPLLPLRLFRNSVFSWSNVAGLGVAMVMFGSIIYIPVFAQGVLGVDATQSGLILMPMMLGLIVMGILTGLLVTRTGHYKPFMLTGIAIMALGVFLLTRLSETSSAWALFGSMAVVGVGLGMAMQQYTLVVQNVVARRDLGVATATTQFSRNIGSTVGIAVYGSIMTGGLGAAVAAHLPASMRDQAAQQASGMDVGSVLDPSSLGNVPPVVEEALRAGLADQLHNAFMIGLPILVLVFIATAMIKHVPLRETLEDAPRDHG
- a CDS encoding MalY/PatB family protein, which codes for MSSPFDLTLEDMRTHRSAKWSRVPDDVLPAWTAEMDVRTAPPIAQALHTAIDRSDFGYAGEPTPVLDAFAGFARDVWGWETQGTPGRTRLFADVGQGAKETLRGLTSRGDRVVINPPVYLSFYPWLRDLGLEPLEVPMLDIAGGGRLDLDGMRGALTSGAKVVLLCTPHNPLGYVYSREELAALAELAAEHDAVVISDEIHAPLVHPGSPRPFVPFLTVSETAREVGIALHSPSKAWNTAGLKLALGVTAVEGRWPALQAETDWSPSILGQYAAVAAYAEGRDWLATTVAELEARTQALPALLEEHLPGVRFQPGHASYLAWLDCRELGLGDDPSQAFLQRGRVLLSPGPAFGATGAGFARLNIGTSEELMTEAVRRMAAALA
- a CDS encoding MarR family winged helix-turn-helix transcriptional regulator gives rise to the protein MQLSEELARTFTAMGRMLREHEGLLSPSAVEVLVRLAGRQCTRSRDLARAEGLDPSTMSRRLASLEERGLIQRHPDPDDRRAQVLGLTAQGRETLSAERARRVTLITDTLSDWPEHERDQLAALLGRLADSIDAARDGHTETRSAS
- a CDS encoding DUF5701 family protein, which gives rise to MTAPALPDLPAQHRHLTDLGLALPDLPAGLSGDLLVVHPRLLPVQELVPHLRRGEQPGFVVTDLTDLAEFGPSPGVEVPEADLYAVRVPERGDEYAHLSPDEVDPQIRARGRDLMTVAEGVCWALQAPSVIERNHCFMTTGSRRPKASGKGLDARVPALWISNGTGRDGWARKDAPKLGWCWAGNRHTWLGIASVGGRS